The Natrinema saccharevitans genome includes the window CGGTACGCGATCGCAGCGGCCGACCGCGGCAAGCACGTCATCTGCGAGAAGCCCCTCGAGACGACCGTCGACCGCGCCCGCGAGGTCGTCGACACCTGTGCCGACACCGGCGTGACCCTGATGACGGCCTACCGGCTCCAGACCGAGCCGACGGTTCGGCGCACGCGGGATCTCGTCCGCGAGCGCGCCATCGGCGACGTCGTCCAGCTCCACGGCTGCTTCTCCAACCCGCTGCTCGAGACCGCGGGGCCCGAGACGTGGCGGCTCGATCCCGACCTCGCCGGCGGCGGCGCGCTGGTCGATCTCGGGGTCTATCCGCTCAACACGATCCGGTTCCTGCTCGATCGCGAGCCGACGGGCGTGTACGCGACCACGCACTCGAGCGGCGACCCCTTCGCGGCCGTCGACGAACACGTCGCCGTTCAGCTCGAGTTCGACACGGACGCGACGGCCTCGTGTACCGCCAGTTTCGACGCCCACGCCACCAGCCGGCTCGAGCTGATCGGCACCGACGGGACGGTCAACATCGAGTCGCCGTTCGGCGGCGTCGTCCCACAGGAGATGGTCGTCGAGAGCGGGGACGTCTGCATGGAGTACACCGGCCCCTCGGTCGACGAGGTCCGCGAGGAGTTCGACTACTTCGGCTACTGCGTGCTGACCGGTACCGCTCCCGAACCCGACGGCGCGGACGGGCTGGCGGACCTGCGCGTCATCGAGGCCGCCTACGAATCGGCCGAGACCGGGTGTCGAGTGGGGCTCGAGTAGCGGACCGACGACGGACGTCCGTCGCCGGTCCGAGATAGCGGTCCTCGCGGTCGCTGGTCAGCGTCGACCGCCGGATCGCGCGACCGCTCGAGTCGCGGGAGGTCCGTCCCGCCCTCGAGCCGTCTACAGCCGGTCGGGCGCGAGTTCCCGAATCGTCGCCTCGGCGACGTCGTCGGAAGCGGGCTCGGGGACGACGACGATCGGGTGGTCGATCCCGGTCTCGGCGACCAGGTCCCGGAGTCGCTCGCGAGCCGTCTCGGGGGTGCCGGCCACCCCCAGCTCCGAAAGCATCGCGTCGGTCACTGCGGCCGACGCCGCGCTCTTCTCGCCCGCCCGCCAGGCCTCGGCGACCCGGTCAGCCTCGTCGGGGAACGCGGTCGCGACCGCCCGGCGGTACCCCTCACCGCTGCCGACGTAGTAGGCGACGTGTCGGCGCAGCGTCTCGCGAGCCTCGTCGGGGTCGTCGCTGACCGCCGACGGCACGTACGGCGCGATCTCGATCGCGTCGGGATCGCGATCGCGCTCCCGCGCGGCCGCCGCGACCTCCTCGAAGGCCGTTTCGAGCCGCGAGAACGGGACGTTGTGCGGGATCCAGCCGTCGGCGAGTCGGCCGACGACCCGGCGGTTGGCCGGGCCGAGCCCGGCGTGGTAGATCGGGACCGAGACCTCGATCGACGGGAACGCCGACGACTCGAGCAGTTCGCCCTCGTAGTCGACCGGATCGCCGGTGCCCGCGGTCAGTTCGCGGACCAGTTCGATCGTCTCGTGGGCGCGTCGCACCGGTCGGTCGAACGCCATGCCGTGGAGTCCCTCGACGGCGGCCGCGGTACTCGTTCCGAGGCCGAGCGTGAACCGACCGTCCGAGACGTCCTGGAGCGAGGCGGCGGTCATCGCGAGGACGGCCGGCGTCCGCGAGTAGACGTTCACGATCGCGGTCCCGACGTCGATCTCGTCGGTCCGACAGGCGATCTCGGTCGCCTGCACGACGCTGCTTGTCCCCCAGAGTTCGCCGAGCCAGACGGCGTCGTACCCGCTGTCCTCCGCGCGGACGGCCACGTCCGCGAGATCGGTGTCACCGAAGTCCGTCACCATGAGTCCGACGTCCATGCTCCCGTCCTTTCCCTCCAGCGACAAAAATCGACCCCCTCGAGCGGTCCCGCGGGTCGGCGGTGCGGGACCCGACTCGCCCGCGACTGCGACGCCGTCAGTCGCCGAAACTGCAACCGAGCGCAACGTTGACCCGGCTCCGCGTTGACCGCCCGGTATGATCGATCGCGAAGGCCGCGTTCTCTTCGGCTCGCTGCTGGTGTTCGTCCTCGCGGTCGCCGTCTCGGTCGTCCTCGAGGGGCAGTTCGGCACCTCGCTTCGTGACGGGCCGGTGATCGCGGTACTGCTGTTCGCCGGCGTCGCCGTCGCCGTCCCGCAGCTGTATCTCGCGGTCACCGATACGGCGATCAGCCCCCGAAGCAGGCTCCGGTTCGCCGCGCTCGCGACGGCCGTGTTCGCGGTCTCGTTCGCCGCCGAGGCCGAGGGGCTCCGGGAACTCGTCATCGCCACGATCGGGACCGGCGCGCTGTTGGCGCTGGTCTGTTACGAGGGGGTCGCGGGGTATCGCGCCGCTGGCGGCGACCTCTCGCTCGATCTCGGCTCCGACTGAAGCCGCGGCCAATCAGCAACTGTTAGGGGCCGGCCCCGTCTCGGCCTACCCATGACAGATCCCGAGACCCTCGCCGACCGGGTTCAGGAGGGGGACCTCCGGCTTCACGAACTCGAAGACCACGCCGACCACGACACCGCGGCCGCGGCCCGGCGGCTGCTGGTCGAACGCGAGTCGGGGACCGACCTCGAGGCGATCGGCGACTACGCCTTCGACGCCGAGCGAGCGGAGCCGAACATCGAGAACATGATCGGCGCGGCACAGGTGCCGATGGGCGTCGTGGGGCCGGTCCCCGTGTCGGGCGGCGCGGCCGACGGCGACCACTACCTGCCGCTGGCGACGACCGAGGGGGCGCTGCTGGCGTCGGTCAATCGCGGGCTGGGCGTGATCCGGTCCGCGGGCGGTGCCGACGCCCGCGTGACGAAAAACGGGATGACCCGCGCCCCGGTGTTTCGGGTCGCGGGCGTCGCCGAGGCGGCCGAGACGGTCGACTGGGTCTCTCAGAATTTCGAGGCGCTGGCCGCGGCCGCCGAGTCCACCACGAGCCACGGCGAACTGCTCGACGTCGAGCCCTACGTCGTCGGCGACTCCGTCTACCTGCGCTTCGCCTACGACACCAAGGACGCGATGGGGATGAACATGGCCACGATCGCCACCGGCGAGGCCTGCGAACTCGTCGAAGCCGAAACCCCTGCCTCCCTCGTTGCACTCTCCGGAAACCTCTGTTCGGACAAGAAGCCCGCCGCGATCAACGCCGTCGAGGGACGAGGCCGCTCGGTCACCGCCGACGCCGTGATCCCCGGCGAACTGGTCGAGGAGCGCCTCCACACGACCGCCGACGCCATCGCCGAGGCCAACACCCGCAAGAACCTCGTCGGCAGCGCCAAGGCCGGCAGTCTGGGCTTCAACGCCCACGCCGCCAACGTCGTCGGCGCGGCCTTCCTCGCGACCGGCCAGGACGAGGCACAGGTCGTCGAGGCCGCCAACACGATCACGACCATGGACGCCCGCGAGCGCGAGGACGGCACCACCGACCTCTACGCCAGCGTCTCGCTGGCCTCGCTCGAGGTCGGAACCGTCGGCGGCGGCACGAAACTCCCGACCCAGGCAGAAGCGCTGGAGATCCTCGGGCTTCGCGGCGGGGGCGATCCGCCCGGCTCGAACGCCGACGCGCTGGCGGAGATCATCGCCGTCGGCGCGCTCGCCGGCGAACTCTCCCTGCTTGGCGCGCTGGCGTCGAACCACCTCGCCAGCGCCCACGAGGACCTCGGTCGGTAGGCCGGCACCGCGACGGGAGACTCACAGCAGCCGATACCGGCCGCGGCTCTCGCTGACGACGCCCCGGTGCGTCAGCTTCTCGAGGGCGTCCCGAACGTACTCGGGCCCGACACCACGTTCAGCAGCGTAATCGACGATCTCGCCCTCGGTCGGCTCCTCGAGCGCCTCGAGGGCCCGTTCGACGATCTCGCGTTTGCTCCCGCTGCGGGTCGGTCCGCGCGGGTCGCGCTCGCCGGCGGCGTCGACCGCGTCGACGTCCAGTCCGGACTCCTCGAGGTACGCCTCGTCGTCGACGACGCCGTCGGCGACCGCGTCCTCGAGGGCGTCGAAGGAGTCGAGTTCGGCGAAGGCCTCGCCCTCGCCCTGCCGGTTTGCCAGCATCGACGCGCGCACGTCGCGGGCGTGGGCCGCGTCGTCGGTCTCGACGAACTTCTTGCGCTTCTCGTAGGCCGTGCGCGTGCCACAGCGGGGACACTGTGTCGTCTCGGAGCGGCCCTCGATGATCCAGAGGTTCGAACACTCGCTACAGCCGACGACGGCGTACATGGCTCACAGTGGCCGCTCGGGACAGTTGAAGCTTCGCCACGCGCGGCGAAAGTGGTCCGTCGGCCCGCTCGGCGGCCTCGGTGGGCGGCCACGTCCGAGACGACGTTGAGACAGTAGACGCCGGCGAGGACGAGTCCCATTCCGACGACGGTCGCCCAATCGAGGCGCTCGCCGAAGACGGTGCGCCGATCGACGCGACGCCCACGATCCCGAGTGCTGCCCACG containing:
- a CDS encoding LLM class flavin-dependent oxidoreductase; the protein is MDVGLMVTDFGDTDLADVAVRAEDSGYDAVWLGELWGTSSVVQATEIACRTDEIDVGTAIVNVYSRTPAVLAMTAASLQDVSDGRFTLGLGTSTAAAVEGLHGMAFDRPVRRAHETIELVRELTAGTGDPVDYEGELLESSAFPSIEVSVPIYHAGLGPANRRVVGRLADGWIPHNVPFSRLETAFEEVAAAARERDRDPDAIEIAPYVPSAVSDDPDEARETLRRHVAYYVGSGEGYRRAVATAFPDEADRVAEAWRAGEKSAASAAVTDAMLSELGVAGTPETARERLRDLVAETGIDHPIVVVPEPASDDVAEATIRELAPDRL
- the hmgA gene encoding hydroxymethylglutaryl-CoA reductase (NADPH), with the protein product MTDPETLADRVQEGDLRLHELEDHADHDTAAAARRLLVERESGTDLEAIGDYAFDAERAEPNIENMIGAAQVPMGVVGPVPVSGGAADGDHYLPLATTEGALLASVNRGLGVIRSAGGADARVTKNGMTRAPVFRVAGVAEAAETVDWVSQNFEALAAAAESTTSHGELLDVEPYVVGDSVYLRFAYDTKDAMGMNMATIATGEACELVEAETPASLVALSGNLCSDKKPAAINAVEGRGRSVTADAVIPGELVEERLHTTADAIAEANTRKNLVGSAKAGSLGFNAHAANVVGAAFLATGQDEAQVVEAANTITTMDAREREDGTTDLYASVSLASLEVGTVGGGTKLPTQAEALEILGLRGGGDPPGSNADALAEIIAVGALAGELSLLGALASNHLASAHEDLGR
- the gfo6 gene encoding D-xylose 1-dehydrogenase Gfo6, whose protein sequence is MALEDAFADFTRRDWEREAATGAVRLAVVGVGGFARRRALPAIAEGTYCETTTLVTSSPDDASDVAETYDVEAVVDYDAFLAGEDAAAYDAVYVATPNATHGRYAIAAADRGKHVICEKPLETTVDRAREVVDTCADTGVTLMTAYRLQTEPTVRRTRDLVRERAIGDVVQLHGCFSNPLLETAGPETWRLDPDLAGGGALVDLGVYPLNTIRFLLDREPTGVYATTHSSGDPFAAVDEHVAVQLEFDTDATASCTASFDAHATSRLELIGTDGTVNIESPFGGVVPQEMVVESGDVCMEYTGPSVDEVREEFDYFGYCVLTGTAPEPDGADGLADLRVIEAAYESAETGCRVGLE
- a CDS encoding DUF5817 domain-containing protein, with amino-acid sequence MYAVVGCSECSNLWIIEGRSETTQCPRCGTRTAYEKRKKFVETDDAAHARDVRASMLANRQGEGEAFAELDSFDALEDAVADGVVDDEAYLEESGLDVDAVDAAGERDPRGPTRSGSKREIVERALEALEEPTEGEIVDYAAERGVGPEYVRDALEKLTHRGVVSESRGRYRLL